The nucleotide sequence TGATCATTTCAGTAACTGCGCTGGGAGAACAGGAATCTGACAAGATCGTATATAGATCTGGTGCTAGCGATGGTGATTTACTGGTAGTTTCTGGCGATGTAGGTGCGGCTTATATGGGATTGCAAATCCTAGAGCGTGAGAAAGCAGTTTTTAAAGCAAACCCAAATAGCCAGCCAGATATCGAGGCGTACAGTTATTTGATTGAGCGTCAACTCAAACCTGAGGCTAGAAAGGATATTCCTAAATTGTTGGAAGAGCTGGATGTGTTACCTACCAGCATGATTGATGTTAGTGATGGCTTAAGCTCTGAAATAATTCACTTGTGCAAGCAATCTGGTGTTGGGATGAAAATCTATGAGGATAAAATCCCATTGGACCCAACAGTCATTAGTTCTTGTGAAGAATTCAATCTGGATAGTACTACCGTGGCTTTGAGTGGTGGCGAGGATTATGAGCTGTTGTTTACTGTGAAGCAGGAAGATTTCCCTAAGATTAAAGCAAATCCTAACCTTTCCATCATCGGGCACGTTTTACCGCAAAGCGATGGTATACATCTGGTCACGCGAGGCGGCGAGCAGGTTGCCATTAAAGCAATGGGATGGAATAGCTTTGAAAGCTAGGCCGCTTTTGCCTTTTGAATAATTCTAGCTGGGCGACCGGCTTTTTTACGCGCCAGCTGTGCTAGTGACTTGTTGATACGCTCATAAATGTCATTAAGCGGTACGGTCTCACCATAGATATTGTTAGTAACTTGCTTGTTGCATTTGGTGCAACACCATTCATTAACGCGATCATTGACCACGTGTGATATTTCCATTTGATGCCCAGAAATGGAGCAGACCAGACGCTTAAAGGGGTTTTGCATGTGTCGTATTTTTGGGGTTGAACGTAATTCAGATTTAAAAGGATTGTTAAATCTAGAGAAAGTTATTCACAAAACACGTTTAACGAACTGTTTTTTCGACCAACTGCAATTTTATAATCTCGTCTGGATGTGTGAGCAAACTCATATGTCCTGATTCCAGCTTATAGTTTATAGCTTTTAATTTTTCTATTTCCACTTCAATGATAGCTGGTCGTATGATCTCATCACGTAAACCGTATATGTACTGTAGTGGGATGGAAGTGTCTTCGAGAATAGGCAAATACGATGGTCTATCTCTCATAGCAAGGAGAGCATTACTAATGCTAGCCATGGAAATACGAGCTGCCTGTTGTTTCATGGATTCGATTTCTGCTTTGTACATTTCCCTTTCAGTCTCGGTGAAAAGATTGGAAATGGCCATTTTAGTAAATGCCTGTGGATATTTCTGGATCAATTTTAAGGATCTGTCGCGCTGCTCCACACGACTGGCAGAATCATTTGTCGCGCAACTGTTGATTAATGTGAGTGACAGAAGCTTTGAAGGGTACGCTTTCGCGAAAGCGCAACCCACATAGCCGCCCATGCTATGACCCACAAAGTGAATTTCGTCAACAGCATGTTGCAACAATACCTGATGGATCTCTTGAGCCAAATCATCTACCGTGTATTTCATCTCACAAGAATTGTCGCCATGACCCGGCAACTCCAACAGCAGTATTTGATACGACTCTTTGTAATGCTCGACCAACCTGTTCCATTGATCGCTGCTTCCTAAAAAGCCGTGAAGGAATAGGATAGTTGGTGCATTATTAACAATGAGTTGAGTGGAAAGTAGTCTTTCATAATTCATACTGAAGGAATTATATCAGCGAAATTATTGATTCTGGAACTGTGTTCTAAATTATCAATTCAATTTCTTATAACTATATTTATAAATAGATATATCCATTTACGATACTGAATGCTATGAAGTACTTTTTCACAGTAATTTTTTTTTTAATATCCTACTTGATTTTTGCTCAAAACGAGTGGGAGCAATTATACCCTGATATATTTCCAGGTAAAATCATTTTGGTAGATCATCTAAATGAAAGCCAAAGTATCGTTGTTACTGCCAATGAATTTTATAAATCATTTGATTCTGGTGAGACTTGGGTTATGATGAAACGATTTACTGGTTCTAATTTTTCCAGTGCATCAATAGTTGATAATACAATCGTATTGTTCGGAGGATCCCGCATTTTCATTTCTGGGGATGATGGTAGTACTTGGGAATCTAAAAACACTGGAAATTCTTCCTTCGATGCCAAATTCAATATGGTTAATAAAAATCTATTTTATGTTACAAATGGTTATAGTTACTTCGTAACAAAAAATGGAGGGGATAGTTGGACTGAAAAGGAAGTAGGAAGTGACACGTACATTTCACAATTATATTTTGTAAACGACAAATTAGGTTTTGCTCTGCTTCGTGAAGGGTCAATCCTTAAGTCAGAAGATGGTGGGGTCACTTGGGAAAATGTCTTAAACGTCCCTGAAACTTCAGTTTCCAATACAGCGATTAAATTTTACAATCCAAATTTTGGCATCCTTTCAACAAATGGTAAGGTTTTTAATACCAATAATGGTGGCCAAAGTTGGGATTTGATGCAAAATGCTAATCACAATTTTTCTGATATTTATTTTCTTAGTGAAAACGAATTTTTTTTAATTAATCCAGATATTCATTATTCTCAAGACGGTGGACGAACTTTTATCTCCGAAATAAGTTTATATAATAATGTCAATAGCATAGATTACCAAAAAGGATCTGGATTTATTGCTGGCGGTGATAAAAAATCCTTAGCAATATCTTCAAATGGAGTTGATTGGGAATTGAAGTTTATTGGTAGTCCTAATTTCAAAAACCTTGTAATGTTTGATAATTATACCGGTTATCACATTAACAATGGAAAACTTTATAAATCTATTGATGGCGGTTTTGCATGGGTCAGGATGACTGAGGCAAATCCAAATTTCAATCAAACAAATGCAATCCATGAAGCATCTTTCATTAGTGTAGAAGTAGGTTATGCTAGAAAAGGAGATCATGAAATTATTAAAACTATTGATGGTGGTTTAACATGGAGCCGCTATTTTTTTGAGTCTAATGGGTCGATAACTTACTTGAAAGCTATTGGTAACGATAATATAATCATCAGCGGTAAGAATACTCAAAGGGAAAAATACTCTAAGATTATTTTCAATGACGGACAAGATTTTGAGATAGTCAGTGACAATATTTTTATAAAAATAGAATGGCTAACCGATCAACTAGGTTTTGCTATTGAGGCTGATGAACAAGTATTATACCGAACCATTGACTCGGGTAAATCTTGGCAAAAAATATCAAATACTATTATGACTAACATAAAATCATTCGATTTTGTTGATGACTTAATAGGCTACGCTGGAACTAATGATGGTGATTTGTGGAAAACTATCAATGGTGGTAATCAATGGGAATTGATTAATCAATTTCAAAATGAAATCATTAATGACATCGAATTTTTGGATGACAAAATGGGTTTTTTTACATCTAACAAAACTAGATATACTCTTGATGGTGGTTTGAACTTTGCCAGTTTAACAACTGGTAGTAAAACATTGCAAATCGTTGGCGATTATTTATATGGAACGGCTGATCGCATTTTGCGACTGGATTTGAACGAAATTCATTTTGAACTTATAACCGATCAAACAACAGATCAGAGCAGTACTCAAGCATCAATTAAAGCATATGCAAGCGGTCCTTTAATCAATCCAAATGAACTTAGTCTAGAGTATTCTGCAAATGGTGTTACTTATATACCAGTTGATTCTTTAGAACAGTCCATTACACCTATCACAAACGGTGAGTTTAAAGTTGAATCTAATTTGAAGCAACTCAACCCTAGCACTACCTATTACTATAGATTAAAATGTAATATTAATGGGAAGTTTTACTATAGTAAAATCAAATCTTTCAAAACCGAAAAAGATGTTGAAATCGAATTAATCAGTGTAGAAACTTTTTATGATTACATTGGGTTAAATTATAGCATCACAAGTTCTGATTATTCAGTCGAGGATCTTAGATTAATCTACTCCTCAAATAGTGAAGGCAATGATGGGTCAATTATTCCAACTATTAATTCGATTTCTGCTGAACAAACTACATCTCAAATAACTTTTGTCAACAACCTGATTCCTAATACTAATTATTATTTGAGATTAGCTGGCTATATTAACGGTAATTATTTTGAATCAGATTATTATACAGTAAGAACACTAAGCGCAATTGATTTCCAAATCACCTCAATAGAAGAAGACCCCAACTTTATTACAATAAATGGAACTGTGAAGCCATGGTTCAGAGATGCCTCTAATATTACTTTAGAATATGGCGATAATTTTTTTAATAATACTACGGTCGGAAATATAAACAATGTGGAAAGCGGTTTGATTTCAAATATAAAGTTCAACATACCAAGATTAGACAACGATGTTTTATATAAGTTTAGATTGCGCGCAACTCTTGATGGTAAATTATTCTACTCTGAAATTAGTAAAATTATCCTAGGTCAGGATCGTTGGCTTATCAATGGTAAAAATGATTTTTCATTGTTAAGCAGTCCTGTTTTGGAAATGTTGGGGTACAGCAAGAATGATAAATTTAATTCAATTGGAATTAACTACGGCGAGGACACCACAATGAAGAATAATATTGAATTTGATATATCCAATCAACCAACGAACGGTTTCTTAAATAAGAAATTCCATTTATACAATATCAAACAGGACCATCAATATTACTATCAATTTTACGCAATAGATGCAGCTAGGAGAACTCAAATTCAATCAGCAATGTACACATTTACACAGCAATCTGCTTTAAGTGAGGAATCATTAAACCGTAATGATTTGATGGTGTATCCAAATCCATTCGATTCTGAAATCATAATTAAATTCCCATCAGAAAATGTAAAATCTTTTTTGTTGTACGATATGACTGGTAGATTACTATTTTTCAAAACTGTAGATTCTAGGACGGAAAATATTGACACATCATTATTAAGCGCTGGATCATATCTACTTTTATTAAGAGGTGAAAAGGGAACCTCAGTACATTATCAGCTCAAGAAAATATAATTTCATTTCAAAAAATATTTTTGAGCATTCCATCACAAGCATTTGAGCAATATACTGTAGGGTTTTACAACTTAGAAAATTTCTTTGATTTCCAGAATGACCAACATATCCTCGATGACAGCTTCACCACACTAGGTCGTAATGAATGGAATGAAAACAGGTACAACAAGAAGCTCCAAAAAATAAGTGATGCCATAAGTCAGATAGGTGCCGATTATACAGGTAACCTTCCAGCTGTCCTGGGCGTTGCCGAGGTAGAGAATAAAAAAGTCCTGAACGACTTGATCCAACAACCCAAGCTACGTAATCATAAATACAGCTACGTGCATTTCAATAGTCCGGATGAACGCGGTATTGATGTGGCCTTACTATATAGGACCGATGTTTTTGAAGTCTTGGAATCGCGGCCTATCACTTTGTTGATTGAAGATGATATGGGAATAAGGGACACCACTAGGGATATTCTGTATGTGAAAGGCAAGCTTGCAGGCACCACGCTACATATCTATGTGAATCACTGGCCGTCCAGGCGTAATGGTTCTGGAACGACTGAGTACAAAAGAGCACTTGCTGCCCAACAGCTCATGGAGCATGTCTATCACATAGACGATGCGGGAAACCGTAGGCAACGACTGGAAAAGGACAATACCTTCATTATCATCATGGGCGATTTTAATGACGATCCAGAAAACGATAGTATTACCAAAGGTATCTTACCGCATGGTTTTGACAATATAACGGCACCGCTCAAGAACTTTCATCGCGGATCGCTCAACCATAAGTTCAAATGGAATCTTTTTGACCAGATCATGGTAAGCGAGAACCTGCACAATGATATACCTGGCGATTTGTTTGTCCACAAGGCAGATATTTTTGACGACATCATGTTGCGCCAGTGGAAAGGAAAATACCGCGGACAGCCAGCGCGTACTTTTGCCGGTGGTAGGTATGCTGGTGGATTTAGTGATCACTTTCCCGTGTACACCGTGTTGAGACGTAATTGATTACATAAAAAAACCACTGCCATCAAAGCAGTGGTTCTTTGTATTTGTTACGCTTTCGCGAAAGCGAAATCCATCAAGTCTTAGTTGCTGGTAATAGTGACATCATCTAATTGATAACCACCATTTGCTGCGCCGCTGTTACCACCGCCATCAGCCTCGTTACCCGTGTACTTAAAGGCAATTGCACCAGTGCCGTCCACACAGTCAAGAGAAACATTTCCTGAAGAAACAAAGTTTCTAAAGAACTCGCTGTTAGGAACTACAGTGGCGTCTGCCAATGCGCTCCAAGTAGCCGTTTCAACACCTGCAGGTGTTCCATCCCAGTCATTGGAGAAAAGAACCTCTAGAGTCGAAGCATCTGCAAAATCATTTGAAGTAAAGAAGTTGAGCACCTCACCGGTTTGTGCATCAAAGTCTATTTGTGGAGTGATCAACCAGGCGATAGAGCTATCATCACCACTTCTAAAGGTAGTTGCTCTTGTTGCAGGGCTGTTTCTATCGCCATCAAAATAAGATTCCCATTGCACGGTACCAGCTTGTACATAATTGGTCCAACCGGCTGGCATGGTAGCAGTATTGTTCACACCACCATTAAAGTCTTCATCTATTAAGGTATTAGCACCAGGTCCATTTGCAGTGCCACAGGCAACCACGTCAAACTCACAACGAGTAGTTGGATCAAAATCAAAATTTGATGGAGCATTTGCTTTCAATACAAAAAACTCATCTCTAAAATCTCTCAAGATAAGCCCATCGATGGAGCCACTACCTTCAGGAACTCTGATGGATTTAAAATCTGCAAAGGTTGAAGTTTGAAAAACTAAAGGCGTCGCAAAGAAGTCTTCGCAAGTTTGAATCAGACGGTCACCGTCAAAGGTGTCACCTCTTTCTGTCGCAAATGTCTTTCCTAATTCAGAATCTAAAAACTGAACGTTAGACACTCTTACCCATTGGTTTTCTAGTGACTCGCTTACCTCGCTTAAAGAAATTTGCTTAGGAACGATTGTCGCTGTTTCTTCATCACGCAGGATAGTATTCAAAACTTCTGAAGCAAATATTCTTTCAAGATCCTCGCCTATACCTAATGTGTAAACACCATTGGATTCTCCTAATGTTAAACCATCTAATTTGATATACACTTTACGACCAAAGTTAAAACGGGTGAACAAAGGACTAAGATCTGCCTGAACGTTTACTCCAACAGTAGGATTTTCAGGAGCATTCTGGATCACTAATTCTTTAAAGTAATTACCACCTTCATCGCTAGAAACGACATAACCTTCAACAAAGCCATCTGTTTCATCAAATGTAATAGGCTCTGGATCTTGTCCACCAAAGGTATTCTCGTACTGGTTAATAATGGTTGTGAGATTAGCGGTGCCAGCAGGAGCTTCTACCACAACCTCATTCAAATCTGGTATTGCAAAATCATCATCTTCTACACAAGAAAAAGAGATCGCAACTACTGCTAGAAAGGCAAAGAGTTTATTTAAATTTTTCATTTCTCTGTTATTTATAAATTTCATTATAGCTTTTTTAGAATCTTAGGTAAACATTTAGGTAGTAGGTAGCCCCATTACCAAAAAAGTATCGAGGTGCAAAAACCTGAGTTGGGTTGTTCACGTCATCATTTAAGGACTGGAAAGTAGCAGTACGCGACTGCTCAAAACCTCCTGTTTTGTATTCAATATTAAATACGTTGTTTATGGTAGCAAAGAAACCAACATACTTATCGTCAATTCTCCACGATTTACCGCCTATGACATTCACAAGTACATAATCGTCAAATTGTTCTTGCTTTAAAAGTTCTTTGGCAAGTACTGGATCAAAATCATTGAATTCCTGACCGTCAACATCTAATCTAAATCGGTCAGATCTTCTTATGATACTAGGATCAATATAACCATTGGCAAAATAGTTGGCAGTAACTCCTATGTTCCAGTATTCTGGATCACGATATTCAAAACCTATTTGTGCAGCTGTTTCTGGTCCACCTGCGACATGGTAGTCCTTGATGTTTACAGAACCGTCACCAAATCTAATCTCTCCATCAAAGTCATCGCTGGTATAATACACTTCTGCATTATCAGAGTACACATTTTGTCCCGCTGCCACCGCAGCCTTCAAATTAATGGTAGGTGTTATTTGATACTCAATACCTAGTTCCATACCGTAGTTTCTTCTGTCGATACCCGTTACTACTTCTTGGATAAATCCACCTTCTTCACCCTGAAAGTTTTCTGTAAAGAAGAAGTTGATGTCATTTCCATCTTCAAATTGAGTATAGTAACCTGTAGCCCTCAATTTTAGAATAGGAGAACGATAGATGTAGCTACCGTCAAAACTGTAGCTCTTCTCTGATTCCAGTCCGTTAACGATAAGGTTGTTTTGGCGAGCATTGACAAAGGTGTTTCTTATGTATGGTGCTCTTGTGATGTATGCTCCATTAAAGTTAAGTAGGTTCAAACCATTGATTTTGTAGGTAGCACCACCTTTCACACCAAAGTTTGTAAAATCAACTTTCTCACTTTTTCCAAAAGATTCGTTTCCTAAAAAGTTTCCATTTTCATAAAGTCCATCACGTTGGTAGTCTGTTTGGGTAACAGATCCCGCCACGAAGTAATCAATCTTATTGGATTTAAACTGTGCTTGTGCAAACGCGTTGACTACATTAGCATCAATGATGTAATTGTACTTGTAACGGTCACCTTCACCTACGATTCGGTTTGGGTTGCGTACATCAGATTGCGCAGCATCATTTTGAATTTGATCTATGTTGGAAGCTTCTTCTGCAAAGAAATCTACGTCTAGAAAACCAGTTCCACCTAGAAGGTCTTGTAACAATGCATAATTTTCACTTCTAAGCTTTCTGTAATTAGCACCTGCAGTAAGCAAGATATTGTCTGCTAGGTCTGCTGTAAGAATGGTGCTTGCTTGAAACTGATTGTCATCGATTCTGTCTTCTTGAATCGCATAAATAGAGTTGCCACCATCCTCACGAACGGTCAAATTTTGTCTGTATAAATCTTCCCAATCCAATTGCCCATCATTGATAAAGGCTTGTTCTGCTCTGTAGGCGTTGGCAAGGTCTATCGGCGTGTTACCGCGTCTCAAGAAATAGCTGGGTAGATTTTGATAATAATCTGGATTAGGGTTAGGCGCGCCACCTATGTAAACATCACGGCCTAGAGTGTTGTCCAGTCTTGTACCACCATTGTCAATTCTGGTATTTCCAATTTTACCAAACTGGTAAGAAGTATTGGTCTGCAGCTGTACTTTAGGAGAGATCGTCCAGTAGTGGTTCAACATCAAGATAGGCTCGTCAATTTCTCTTATTCTGGAGTTGCGTTGTGCGTTGTCCTGTATTCCCCAGAATGGGTTGTACTCTATACCTTTAAGGTCTTTGATCTCTTCTGTAATCGCAGTTCTACGACCACGTCTGTTAGAAGCATATATACCGGTAAAATTCAAGAAGTGATTCTCACTCAGCTTACGTTCTACATTAAGACTGACTGAATTTGCATCGTATAAAGTTCCATCTACAAAGCCTTCTTCACCGCTTCTTCTGGAAGCAGTAATCGCATAAGCCCAACCGCTGCTAAGCAAACCACTTTTATAGGTTCCCATAAAGCGAGCGCGGTAACTTCTATTGGCACTGGCGTAGGAAATCTGTGAACCTGCACGTTGTTGTGAAGCTCTCATGTCAATACTTTGTACACCGCCGTATCCACCAAAGGTATCGTCTGCAGGTGCCAGTCCCATGGTGAAGGTCTGGTTGCGTTGCAGGTCGTTGATGCCGCCCCAATTGGACCACTGTGGTCTACCAGAGAATTGCTTGTTCATTTCAAGACCGTTGATGAGGATTTTACCGTCTTCACTATTAAGACCTCTAGGTCTAAAGAATGTCGCACTAAAATCAAAAGCAGCCGCTCTTAAAAATTGATCTCTAGTGGCTTGTAATAATCCAGAAACATTGTTTGCGGCATTATCGTCATCAGCGAGGTCATTCTCAGTTAAGGAAACGATTCCTTGAGCCTGTTCTTGTTGTACATTATCCACCTTTAAATAAAGAGGATCTAGATTTACCGTGGAACCTTTAATGATCACCACTGGAATGTTGCGGGTTAGATATTCATTGGACTCGATGATTACCATTTGGTCACCTTCCTCAAGGTCCTGTTCAAAAACAAAATATCCCTGCGCGTCTGTAGTTGCTTGAAGGTTTGAACCTCTTATCGTGATGATCGCACCAGGAATGGGTTCTTCAGTAGTCTCGTCAATGACGCGACCTTTAAGCAGTTCTTGTGCCATTCCTAGAGTAGAAGTGAGCATCATGACAGCCAGGAAAAGTCTGGAGTAGAATTGATTCATTTTTAGTTAATATTATTATAACGTTATGTATGAGCGGGCAAAACTACATAATTATATTGGCTAACGTACCTTTGGCCTGTCGTTTGCTTTAAATTTTACACAAACATAAACTTAGAAGTATTCAAGATATGTACAAATATTTGATAATGAGTGTTTTGTCTTATTTCGCTTTCGCGAAAGCGGCAACAGCACAAACCCCTGAAGCCAAGCAGTATAAGGTTCAAACCATCGCCTTCTACAATCTGGAAAACCTTTTTGACACTGAAGATGATACCACCATCTTTGATGAGGCTAGCCCTATTATGGAGATGGACGCAGGTATACGTGAAGAAGTGTATCAAAAGAAGCTGTCTAACATGGCCAGAGTCATCCGTAAAATTGGAGCAGAAAAATCTCAATCTGCACCTACCATTCTAGGCGTTTGTGAGGTGGAAAACCGTAAGGTTCTTGAAGACCTGGTGAATCATCCACTGCTGCGAGAGTTTGATTATGGTATCGAACATTTCAATTCTCCAGACCGTCGCGGTATTGATACGGGCTTTTTATACAAAAAGCGCGAATTCAAGGTATTGAACAGTACCCATAAAGAACTGTTGATTTACGATGCTGTAGATGGAGATCGTATTTATACCAGAGACCCGATTATCGTTACAGGTGAGCTGAATGGTGACAAGATGACCTTTATCGTTAATCACTGGCCATCACGTAGTGGTGGAGAACAAAAAAGCCGTAGTAAAAGAAATGCTGCTGCTGAACTCAATAAATCTATTATTGACAGTCTTCACAGTATAGATTCCATGTCTAAAATATTTGTGATGGGTGACCTTAATGACGACCCAACAAATGAAAGCGTCAAGGATATCCTCAACGCTCAAGAAAATAGAGAAGAGGTAAAGCCACAAATGATCTATAATCCCTATCTACAAATGCATAGAGATGGTTACAGTACGCTATTCTATAGAGATGCGGGAAACCTATTTGATCAGATCATGTTTACCTATCCTATGCTAATGGAGGCGAACCAGTCCGGTTATCAATACTGGCAATCCCATATTTATAACCCTAGTTTTATGAGCAATAAAACGGGACAGTATAAAGGTTATCCTTACCGAAGCTTTTTAGGGAGCACCTTTACAGGTGGTTTTAGTGATCACTTTCCTGTATATGTTTATGTCGTCAAGGAAATAACTAATGATGATCAGACCAATGTAGATCGTGACTAGCACTAGAAATACGATATTTATTCAAGACTTAGTCTTTAAAAACAATGCGCTCAAGGAGCGCATTGTTTTTTTAGAAATGGTAAAAGGCATCTTCTAGATGTTCTATTCTCGTTCCTGCCTTGTTTTTTATGATGGCAACGATATCAAAGCGTACCTCAACATCGGGCTCGTCCAATTCTTCTACAAAATGATGGGTAGTCTCTACCAGCCTTTTGATTTGTAGTGGTTTCAGGAAATCTTGTGGATCACCAAAATCTGGTGTGGACCTTGTTTTCACCTCGACAATCACGATAAGATCATCCATGCGCGCGATAATATCGATCTCGCCTTTTTGATAGGTGTAATTACGTGTCAATATTTGATACCCTTTTTTAAGAAGATGTGCAGCCGCAAGATCTTCACCTACTGAACCTAATTCATTGTGCTGCGCCATATCAATGATTATTGCGAGATAGTGATGTATTCCTTTTTTATGGAAACCGTAATGTCTTTCCCTAGAGCAAAGCTATAATTATCTACCACATGCCCTGCTGGAAATCCATAGATCACAGGGTATGAATAGCCTGCAGTGTGCTCTTGAATAATCTCTTCCACCGTTTTTCCAAATGGTGTATCGTGATCTTTGATGTCGGTAAAGCCGCCAACGATAAGACCTTTCAAGCGGGCCAGTTTTCCAGCTCTTTTTAAGACGGTGACCATACGGTCCACGTGATACAGCAACTCATCCAGATCTTCTATAAATAGAAAATGTCCGTCCAATTCAGGAAACGTAGCAGAACCTAACATACTTACCAGCACAGATAGATTTCCGCCTACAAGCGGCGCCTTGAGTGTGACAGGCTTTAGATGTTGTGTATTTGGTATTGTAAAGTTTTGTGGACTTTGGGTAGCTGCGTATTGAAAGCTTTCTCGAACGGCTTTGGACTTTTCTCCTATTTCCCTAGGCATAAAAGCATGCATACTTTGAAGGTCATTGCGCTGCCACAGTCCATGTAAGTGAGTAACATCAGAGTAGCCTATTAAGAGTTTGTTCTTGCCTTTCAAAATGCTCAAATCAATTTGATCCACCATTTTAACCGTGCCATAACCACCACGAGCAATCCATATAGCGTTGACGTTTTCATCTTTTAAGGCTTCCATGAAATCGATGAGACGTTCCTCATTGGTTCCACCATATTGGTGATCTTTCTTACCAATGGTTTTTCCTAAACTAACTTGAAAACCCAAAGAGCTTAACCATTCTTTAGCTGGCTGTAGGTCTACCGCTTCAACAGATCGCGCAGTACATAAGATCCTAATATGGTCACCTTCACGCAGCGATGGAAATGGTTGATATGCTTTCATAAATGACGGTCTTCAGTAGACTACATGGATTGGATTATGCCTCAAGCCTTCCTCTAAAAGTACTGGAAATAATAGCAGCGATAAAATAAATCAAAACACTTTGTGCGAGGAGCACTAAGGCTGTGAATCACTTTGCAATCAGCAATCTAAATCAACTAAGACAATATAGTTATTCGACAGCAGTGGAAGTTCCAGGTTTAGGAATCTCCATTTGAATCCTATTGATGTAGAGTTTCAAATCCTTGGACGCTGTAGAAGAAAGATCAAAAAGATCATAGCTGTAATATTCTGCTGGGATCATGTCAGATGTTGGTCTAACGGTGTACGTGATCTTCTTATCGGCAAGAATACCTTTGTCCGCTTTTACTTTACCTGGCAAATCATATCCTAAACCATAGAAAGCAATAGGCGCCTCATTGGCTTTTTCCAATACTTCGATGGGATCGCCTACTTTGCCATAATCGGTAGTCCACTGACCAGATTTATCCCAGTATAGTTCTTGTGGTAGGGAATCATTGTAGATGACCTTCAATTCGTCAAGCGTTTCGGGA is from Nonlabens sp. YIK11 and encodes:
- a CDS encoding LD-carboxypeptidase — encoded protein: MKAYQPFPSLREGDHIRILCTARSVEAVDLQPAKEWLSSLGFQVSLGKTIGKKDHQYGGTNEERLIDFMEALKDENVNAIWIARGGYGTVKMVDQIDLSILKGKNKLLIGYSDVTHLHGLWQRNDLQSMHAFMPREIGEKSKAVRESFQYAATQSPQNFTIPNTQHLKPVTLKAPLVGGNLSVLVSMLGSATFPELDGHFLFIEDLDELLYHVDRMVTVLKRAGKLARLKGLIVGGFTDIKDHDTPFGKTVEEIIQEHTAGYSYPVIYGFPAGHVVDNYSFALGKDITVSIKKEYITISQ
- a CDS encoding endonuclease translates to MSVLSYFAFAKAATAQTPEAKQYKVQTIAFYNLENLFDTEDDTTIFDEASPIMEMDAGIREEVYQKKLSNMARVIRKIGAEKSQSAPTILGVCEVENRKVLEDLVNHPLLREFDYGIEHFNSPDRRGIDTGFLYKKREFKVLNSTHKELLIYDAVDGDRIYTRDPIIVTGELNGDKMTFIVNHWPSRSGGEQKSRSKRNAAAELNKSIIDSLHSIDSMSKIFVMGDLNDDPTNESVKDILNAQENREEVKPQMIYNPYLQMHRDGYSTLFYRDAGNLFDQIMFTYPMLMEANQSGYQYWQSHIYNPSFMSNKTGQYKGYPYRSFLGSTFTGGFSDHFPVYVYVVKEITNDDQTNVDRD
- a CDS encoding YraN family protein, translated to MAQHNELGSVGEDLAAAHLLKKGYQILTRNYTYQKGEIDIIARMDDLIVIVEVKTRSTPDFGDPQDFLKPLQIKRLVETTHHFVEELDEPDVEVRFDIVAIIKNKAGTRIEHLEDAFYHF
- a CDS encoding TonB-dependent receptor → MNQFYSRLFLAVMMLTSTLGMAQELLKGRVIDETTEEPIPGAIITIRGSNLQATTDAQGYFVFEQDLEEGDQMVIIESNEYLTRNIPVVIIKGSTVNLDPLYLKVDNVQQEQAQGIVSLTENDLADDDNAANNVSGLLQATRDQFLRAAAFDFSATFFRPRGLNSEDGKILINGLEMNKQFSGRPQWSNWGGINDLQRNQTFTMGLAPADDTFGGYGGVQSIDMRASQQRAGSQISYASANRSYRARFMGTYKSGLLSSGWAYAITASRRSGEEGFVDGTLYDANSVSLNVERKLSENHFLNFTGIYASNRRGRRTAITEEIKDLKGIEYNPFWGIQDNAQRNSRIREIDEPILMLNHYWTISPKVQLQTNTSYQFGKIGNTRIDNGGTRLDNTLGRDVYIGGAPNPNPDYYQNLPSYFLRRGNTPIDLANAYRAEQAFINDGQLDWEDLYRQNLTVREDGGNSIYAIQEDRIDDNQFQASTILTADLADNILLTAGANYRKLRSENYALLQDLLGGTGFLDVDFFAEEASNIDQIQNDAAQSDVRNPNRIVGEGDRYKYNYIIDANVVNAFAQAQFKSNKIDYFVAGSVTQTDYQRDGLYENGNFLGNESFGKSEKVDFTNFGVKGGATYKINGLNLLNFNGAYITRAPYIRNTFVNARQNNLIVNGLESEKSYSFDGSYIYRSPILKLRATGYYTQFEDGNDINFFFTENFQGEEGGFIQEVVTGIDRRNYGMELGIEYQITPTINLKAAVAAGQNVYSDNAEVYYTSDDFDGEIRFGDGSVNIKDYHVAGGPETAAQIGFEYRDPEYWNIGVTANYFANGYIDPSIIRRSDRFRLDVDGQEFNDFDPVLAKELLKQEQFDDYVLVNVIGGKSWRIDDKYVGFFATINNVFNIEYKTGGFEQSRTATFQSLNDDVNNPTQVFAPRYFFGNGATYYLNVYLRF
- a CDS encoding DUF5689 domain-containing protein is translated as MKNLNKLFAFLAVVAISFSCVEDDDFAIPDLNEVVVEAPAGTANLTTIINQYENTFGGQDPEPITFDETDGFVEGYVVSSDEGGNYFKELVIQNAPENPTVGVNVQADLSPLFTRFNFGRKVYIKLDGLTLGESNGVYTLGIGEDLERIFASEVLNTILRDEETATIVPKQISLSEVSESLENQWVRVSNVQFLDSELGKTFATERGDTFDGDRLIQTCEDFFATPLVFQTSTFADFKSIRVPEGSGSIDGLILRDFRDEFFVLKANAPSNFDFDPTTRCEFDVVACGTANGPGANTLIDEDFNGGVNNTATMPAGWTNYVQAGTVQWESYFDGDRNSPATRATTFRSGDDSSIAWLITPQIDFDAQTGEVLNFFTSNDFADASTLEVLFSNDWDGTPAGVETATWSALADATVVPNSEFFRNFVSSGNVSLDCVDGTGAIAFKYTGNEADGGGNSGAANGGYQLDDVTITSN